In Clostridium sp. SY8519, one genomic interval encodes:
- a CDS encoding ABC transporter ATP-binding protein, with amino-acid sequence MSTLFECKNLTKNYGQPNHALDQVNLALEEGRIVGLLGPNGSGKTTMLKMANGLIRPTGGEILLDGLVPGAETKEFVSYLPDAEYLPDWMNVRGLLDMYEDFFQDFDRDKAADMLSQLGIEGTARLKTLSKGNKEKVQLVLAMSRKAKIYLLDEPIGGVDPAARDYILETILKNYSENALVVISTHLIADVERVLDEAVFLNRGRCVCHRGVDEIRETEGKSVDEYFREVFRC; translated from the coding sequence ATGAGTACATTGTTTGAATGTAAAAACCTGACCAAGAATTACGGTCAGCCGAATCATGCGCTGGATCAGGTGAATCTGGCGCTGGAAGAAGGACGGATCGTGGGCCTTCTGGGACCGAACGGCAGCGGCAAGACCACCATGCTGAAGATGGCCAACGGACTGATCCGGCCCACCGGCGGGGAAATTCTGCTGGATGGACTGGTACCGGGAGCAGAGACCAAGGAATTTGTATCCTATCTGCCGGACGCGGAATATCTGCCGGACTGGATGAATGTGCGGGGGCTCCTGGACATGTATGAGGACTTTTTTCAGGATTTTGACCGGGATAAGGCGGCAGATATGCTGAGCCAGCTGGGGATTGAAGGCACGGCCAGACTGAAAACCCTGTCAAAGGGCAATAAAGAGAAAGTCCAGCTGGTGCTGGCCATGAGCCGCAAGGCGAAGATCTATCTGCTGGATGAACCCATCGGCGGTGTGGATCCGGCGGCCAGAGACTATATTCTGGAGACAATTTTGAAAAATTATTCCGAGAATGCCCTGGTGGTGATATCCACGCACCTGATCGCGGATGTGGAGCGTGTGCTGGATGAAGCCGTGTTTTTAAACCGGGGCCGGTGTGTCTGCCACAGAGGAGTGGATGAGATCCGTGAGACAGAAGGAAAGTCTGTGGATGAGTATTTCAGGGAGGTATTCAGATGTTAA
- a CDS encoding GntR family transcriptional regulator encodes MTWKLDDQRSIYRQLIDEIERRIITGVYAPGSRLGSVRDLANEAGVNPNTMQRALTELERTGLVYSMRTSGRFVTDDEEQIRSRKIMTAREAVEHFMRQMYELGLEKEEVLALIRDNQPEAQGQGGK; translated from the coding sequence ATGACATGGAAACTCGATGATCAGCGCTCCATCTACAGGCAGCTGATTGATGAGATCGAACGAAGGATCATAACTGGCGTATATGCGCCGGGCAGCCGCCTGGGATCTGTGCGGGACCTGGCAAATGAAGCCGGAGTGAATCCAAATACGATGCAGCGGGCGCTGACAGAACTGGAGCGTACCGGGCTGGTATATTCCATGCGGACCAGCGGGCGTTTTGTGACAGATGATGAGGAGCAGATAAGGAGTCGGAAGATCATGACCGCAAGAGAAGCAGTAGAGCACTTTATGCGACAGATGTATGAACTGGGACTGGAAAAAGAAGAGGTACTGGCGCTGATCCGGGATAATCAGCCGGAAGCGCAGGGCCAGGGAGGAAAATGA
- a CDS encoding sodium:proton antiporter gives MELGNQISLLFCIPFLGMLLSIAVFPLVKPVWWEKNKKYMVILWSALFLIPFAVRFGFHTMMERLAEVVAGDYLTFIVLLFGLFCVSSNITLKSNLAGSPRVNLIFLLIGTVLAGWVGTTGASMLMIRPVIKANQWRKRKVHTIVFFIFLVSNMGGVLTPVGDPPMLMGFMRKVPFFWSFHMIVILLLNVAILLTIYYILDVRAYSKDLKEGLHPEEIDENVSVRLLGAHNFIFMGIIVLAVILSGMLPNIPAFSGGIPIFGEVELAYADLVEVVIILFAALLSFRTTRPEIRRENNFSWGPIQEVAVLFIGIFITMVPALLILEAKGSSLPIRHAWQIFWTTGAMSSFLDNTPTYLVFLTTAGTLGATSGVATSVGIVSQKMLFAISAGAVFMGANTYIGNAPNFMVKAIAEDEGIRMPSFFGYMLWSLRYLIPVFVIDTLIFLI, from the coding sequence ATGGAACTTGGAAATCAAATATCTTTGTTATTCTGCATCCCGTTTCTCGGGATGCTGCTGAGTATAGCGGTTTTTCCGCTGGTAAAGCCCGTATGGTGGGAAAAAAATAAAAAATATATGGTCATCCTGTGGTCCGCGTTATTTCTGATCCCTTTTGCGGTCAGATTCGGATTCCATACGATGATGGAGCGGCTCGCGGAAGTAGTGGCAGGGGATTATCTGACCTTTATTGTCCTGCTGTTCGGATTGTTCTGTGTCAGCAGCAATATTACCCTGAAGAGCAACCTTGCGGGTTCTCCCCGGGTGAACCTGATCTTCCTGCTGATCGGCACTGTGCTGGCAGGCTGGGTGGGAACCACCGGCGCCAGCATGCTGATGATTCGTCCGGTGATTAAGGCGAATCAGTGGAGAAAAAGAAAAGTACATACCATCGTATTTTTTATCTTCCTGGTTTCCAATATGGGAGGCGTACTGACACCGGTGGGAGACCCCCCGATGCTCATGGGATTTATGCGGAAAGTGCCCTTTTTCTGGAGCTTTCATATGATTGTGATTCTGCTTCTGAATGTGGCGATTCTTCTTACGATTTATTATATTCTGGATGTCCGCGCCTATTCCAAAGATCTGAAAGAGGGTCTGCATCCGGAAGAAATTGATGAAAATGTCAGTGTCCGCCTGTTGGGCGCCCACAATTTTATTTTTATGGGCATCATTGTCCTGGCCGTGATTCTGAGCGGAATGCTGCCGAATATTCCGGCATTCAGCGGCGGAATCCCGATTTTCGGGGAGGTGGAGCTGGCATACGCGGATCTGGTGGAAGTGGTGATTATCCTGTTTGCGGCGCTGCTGTCCTTCCGGACAACCCGTCCGGAAATCCGCAGAGAAAATAACTTCAGCTGGGGGCCGATCCAGGAAGTGGCAGTTCTTTTTATCGGTATCTTTATCACTATGGTGCCGGCGCTGCTGATTCTGGAAGCCAAGGGAAGCTCTCTTCCGATCCGGCATGCCTGGCAGATTTTCTGGACCACGGGAGCCATGTCCTCTTTCCTGGACAACACGCCCACCTATCTGGTATTCCTTACCACAGCAGGAACACTGGGCGCCACGTCCGGCGTGGCGACTTCGGTCGGGATCGTGTCACAGAAAATGCTGTTTGCCATATCCGCCGGCGCAGTATTTATGGGGGCAAATACTTATATCGGCAACGCGCCGAACTTTATGGTCAAGGCGATTGCGGAGGATGAAGGGATCCGGATGCCGTCTTTTTTCGGATACATGCTCTGGTCTCTGCGCTATCTGATCCCGGTATTTGTGATCGATACCCTGATTTTCCTGATTTAA
- a CDS encoding cytidylate kinase-like family protein, whose amino-acid sequence MKKRIITLGREFGSGGHTIGMEAAKRLNIPFYDEEIIERIARHSRYDEEFIRMMDKAEAPGRTKLSFLLSGRDQSGNTINDYIYRAQCEAVHELTQEGPFLLVGRCGDQILKDRDDVLKVFVFADLEWRKARILRKYGETKVPIDKRVSEKDQRRAASYLYHTGVKWGQKENYDICLDSSSLTEEACIEIICHMYEWEYGDR is encoded by the coding sequence ATGAAAAAAAGAATTATTACGCTGGGGCGTGAATTCGGAAGCGGGGGACACACCATAGGCATGGAAGCGGCAAAACGTCTGAATATTCCATTTTATGACGAAGAGATTATTGAACGGATTGCCCGGCATTCCCGCTATGACGAGGAATTTATCCGCATGATGGATAAGGCGGAGGCACCGGGGCGGACAAAGCTGTCCTTTCTGCTCAGCGGCAGAGACCAGAGTGGCAATACCATCAATGACTATATTTACCGCGCGCAGTGTGAAGCGGTGCACGAACTGACACAGGAAGGGCCGTTTCTGCTGGTGGGCAGATGCGGGGACCAGATACTGAAAGACCGGGACGATGTGCTGAAGGTCTTTGTATTCGCGGATCTGGAGTGGCGCAAGGCCCGGATCCTGAGGAAATACGGAGAAACCAAAGTGCCGATTGACAAGCGGGTCTCTGAAAAAGATCAGCGCAGAGCGGCCAGCTATCTGTACCATACCGGCGTGAAGTGGGGACAGAAGGAAAATTATGATATCTGTCTGGACTCTAGCAGCCTGACCGAGGAGGCCTGCATTGAAATCATCTGCCATATGTATGAATGGGAGTATGGGGACCGATAA
- a CDS encoding alanine/glycine:cation symporter family protein, producing MLNTAISTVNNLLWGWPMIVMLFGTHIFMTIRTGCIQKNIFQAIKMSVTRDEDSEGDVSQFGALTTALSSTIGTGNIIGVGTAIAMGGPGAVLWMWLTGLFGIATKYAETLIAVKYRVKSEDGTMIGGAMYALDRGLKMRWLGIIFAFLASVCAFGIGCTVQANAVASNFKENFNVPPLAVAVVLSVIVTLVILGGIKSITKVAEKLVPLMAFLYVAGCIIILVMNYDVLGQAVATIVRAAFQPRSAGAGFVGSAITVTCRYGFARGLFSNESGMGSAPLVASAAQTRNPKRQAMVSMTGTFWDTVVICLITGLVLVSCIIKYPSIDALSGNGSALTSKAFSMIPYVGLPILLVGLITFAFSTILGWYYYGERSAVFLFGEKVIKVYKILWIAGVFIGSLVGLDLIWNIADLLNGLMAIPNIIAVLGLSGIVAYETKKYKGSHINDLSQDPTPTVQNSSRGALSGGGKVVDDPLESPADLRRRRREEARSRFSRREENPVLPAETEAAGEETNL from the coding sequence ATGCTGAATACTGCAATCAGTACTGTAAATAATCTGCTGTGGGGATGGCCCATGATCGTGATGCTGTTTGGCACGCATATCTTTATGACCATCCGCACCGGCTGCATCCAGAAGAATATTTTTCAGGCGATTAAGATGTCTGTGACCCGGGATGAAGATTCCGAGGGAGATGTTTCACAGTTTGGCGCGCTGACCACCGCCCTGTCCTCTACCATAGGCACCGGCAATATTATCGGGGTCGGCACCGCGATTGCCATGGGCGGTCCCGGCGCGGTACTGTGGATGTGGCTGACCGGTCTGTTCGGAATCGCCACGAAATACGCGGAAACACTGATCGCAGTGAAATACCGGGTGAAAAGTGAAGACGGAACCATGATCGGCGGTGCCATGTACGCGCTGGACCGTGGGCTTAAGATGCGCTGGCTCGGAATCATATTCGCCTTTCTGGCGTCAGTCTGTGCCTTTGGAATCGGCTGTACGGTTCAGGCGAATGCGGTGGCATCGAATTTTAAGGAGAATTTCAACGTACCGCCGCTGGCCGTGGCAGTGGTTTTAAGCGTTATTGTGACCCTGGTGATTCTGGGCGGAATCAAATCCATCACCAAAGTGGCGGAGAAACTGGTGCCATTGATGGCATTTTTATATGTGGCAGGCTGCATCATTATTCTTGTGATGAACTATGACGTGCTGGGACAGGCCGTGGCAACGATCGTCCGCGCCGCCTTTCAGCCGCGGTCAGCAGGCGCCGGGTTTGTGGGCAGTGCCATTACCGTGACCTGCAGGTACGGATTTGCCCGTGGACTGTTTTCCAATGAATCCGGTATGGGTTCCGCCCCGCTGGTAGCCTCCGCAGCCCAGACCAGAAACCCGAAACGCCAGGCCATGGTGTCTATGACGGGTACCTTCTGGGACACGGTGGTGATCTGCCTGATTACCGGGCTGGTGCTGGTATCCTGCATCATTAAATATCCCTCCATCGATGCCCTGAGCGGCAACGGCAGCGCGCTGACCAGCAAGGCGTTTTCCATGATTCCGTATGTGGGACTGCCGATTCTTCTGGTGGGACTGATTACGTTCGCTTTTTCCACGATTCTCGGCTGGTACTATTACGGGGAGCGGAGCGCAGTATTCCTGTTCGGGGAAAAAGTTATTAAAGTATACAAAATCCTGTGGATTGCCGGCGTGTTTATTGGATCTCTGGTGGGACTGGATCTGATCTGGAATATCGCCGATCTGCTGAACGGCCTGATGGCAATTCCGAACATTATTGCTGTACTGGGCTTAAGCGGTATAGTAGCTTACGAAACGAAAAAATATAAAGGCAGCCATATCAACGATCTGTCACAAGACCCCACACCTACGGTACAGAATTCCAGCCGCGGTGCCCTGAGCGGCGGCGGAAAAGTGGTGGATGATCCCCTGGAGAGTCCGGCCGATCTGCGCCGCCGGCGGCGCGAGGAAGCCAGAAGCAGATTTTCCCGCAGAGAAGAAAACCCGGTGCTTCCTGCAGAGACAGAGGCTGCCGGTGAGGAGACGAATCTCTAG
- a CDS encoding Ig-like domain-containing protein — MKRKYLTVTIAAAAVLTAGICLGGCGKTDKFTLNKTEYTMEAGSDTKLSVVTDGNPNDMQIEWSSSNDGVAQVKDGKVTAIKAGDATVTATAANGTTATCEIKVEAVEVENVTMNKASVTLKKGKTEQLKASVYPENAGAKDLTWTSSDEEVALVNSSGLITAKGKGTANITASSPNGKSASCTVTVKGSASKSSASGSSSSQASKTTVIYLSPSEIADRYPSDFVFPYSSESYLSEADVAGLTSSQAQKAINEIYAREGHKFKNGGWTNYFRRYSWYTPYRTCSDSDFNAIERANIKLLSKYR, encoded by the coding sequence ATGAAGAGAAAATATCTTACAGTCACCATTGCGGCAGCAGCGGTTCTTACCGCAGGCATATGTCTGGGCGGATGCGGCAAGACCGATAAGTTTACGTTAAACAAGACCGAATATACCATGGAGGCTGGCAGTGACACGAAACTGAGTGTGGTAACCGATGGCAATCCCAACGATATGCAGATTGAATGGAGCTCCAGCAATGACGGAGTCGCACAGGTAAAAGACGGAAAAGTGACAGCTATAAAAGCCGGAGACGCTACGGTTACTGCGACTGCGGCCAACGGGACAACTGCCACCTGTGAGATCAAGGTAGAAGCGGTGGAAGTGGAAAATGTGACGATGAACAAAGCCAGCGTCACACTGAAAAAAGGAAAGACCGAACAGTTGAAAGCTTCGGTGTATCCGGAAAATGCCGGCGCAAAAGACCTGACCTGGACCTCTTCCGACGAGGAAGTGGCGCTGGTGAATTCCAGCGGACTGATTACCGCCAAGGGAAAGGGAACAGCCAATATCACAGCATCTTCCCCCAATGGCAAATCCGCGTCCTGCACCGTTACGGTCAAAGGATCTGCCAGCAAATCATCCGCATCCGGCAGTTCTTCCAGCCAGGCATCCAAGACCACAGTGATCTATCTGTCGCCTTCAGAGATCGCGGACCGTTATCCATCTGATTTCGTATTCCCCTATTCCTCAGAAAGCTATCTGAGTGAAGCGGACGTAGCAGGACTGACCAGCAGCCAGGCACAGAAGGCAATTAATGAGATTTACGCCAGAGAAGGCCATAAGTTCAAAAACGGCGGCTGGACCAATTATTTCAGGAGATACTCCTGGTACACACCGTACCGTACCTGTTCCGACAGCGATTTCAACGCAATCGAGCGGGCAAACATAAAACTGCTGTCCAAATACCGATAA
- a CDS encoding 50S ribosomal protein L25 produces the protein METLQAKTRDMNIKAKKLRREGYLTGSISGREIPESISIAIPQNKAAQFMKKHSIGSRAIINVDGTEYKTIIKGVDYDALNHRYIDMTFQQLIADEKIHATAEIFFINEDKAKGFLTHALSKIDYKAYPADLVDKIEIDVSKYPIGTHLAVADLDIAKNDKVDIVTPLDSSVLHVLDHQHMSAEDEAMIEAAEAAAAGTDEA, from the coding sequence ATGGAAACATTACAGGCAAAGACAAGAGACATGAACATCAAGGCGAAAAAGCTGAGACGGGAAGGTTACCTGACCGGATCCATCAGCGGCAGAGAGATTCCGGAGTCGATTTCGATCGCCATTCCACAGAACAAAGCGGCACAGTTTATGAAAAAGCACAGCATCGGCAGCAGAGCCATCATCAATGTGGACGGCACAGAATATAAGACCATTATCAAAGGCGTGGATTATGACGCCCTGAATCATCGCTACATCGATATGACCTTCCAGCAGCTGATTGCAGATGAGAAGATTCACGCAACCGCAGAGATCTTCTTCATTAATGAAGATAAGGCAAAAGGCTTCCTGACCCATGCCCTGAGCAAGATTGACTACAAGGCATATCCGGCAGATCTGGTGGACAAAATCGAGATCGATGTATCCAAATATCCGATTGGCACCCATCTGGCTGTAGCAGATCTGGACATTGCCAAGAATGACAAGGTAGATATTGTGACACCGCTGGATTCCAGCGTGCTCCATGTGCTGGATCATCAGCATATGAGCGCAGAGGATGAGGCTATGATTGAAGCAGCGGAAGCTGCCGCAGCAGGCACAGACGAAGCGTAA
- a CDS encoding NAD(P)H-dependent oxidoreductase produces the protein MKIMIIHGQNHRGTTAQIARKTAEKIGGPVTEFFLPGDFNRFCVGCGRCFMESEQKCPHYGELRPITRAMEEADLIILASPVYVYHASGPMKVFLDHYGYQWMVHRPRPEMFHKQGICISTAAGAGCRSANRDMADSLRFWGIPVIHRLGLRVRVLKPEHLTAEQWETIERKTDRLARRVARCKPGRPGIRQRIMFRVMRSLHRRGFTPADDSYWKEQGWLDGGKPWK, from the coding sequence ATGAAGATTATGATCATACATGGGCAGAATCACAGGGGCACTACGGCACAGATTGCCAGGAAAACAGCAGAAAAAATCGGCGGACCAGTGACTGAATTTTTCCTTCCTGGAGATTTTAACCGGTTTTGTGTGGGGTGCGGCCGGTGTTTTATGGAAAGTGAGCAGAAATGCCCGCATTACGGGGAACTGCGCCCAATCACCCGGGCCATGGAGGAGGCGGATCTGATTATTCTGGCCAGTCCGGTATACGTATATCACGCATCCGGGCCGATGAAGGTGTTCCTGGATCACTACGGCTATCAGTGGATGGTTCACCGCCCCAGGCCGGAGATGTTCCATAAGCAGGGCATCTGTATCAGCACAGCGGCAGGAGCCGGCTGCCGGTCGGCCAACAGAGATATGGCAGACAGTCTGCGTTTTTGGGGGATACCGGTGATTCACCGGCTGGGACTGCGTGTACGGGTACTGAAGCCGGAACACCTGACGGCAGAACAGTGGGAGACGATTGAAAGGAAAACCGACCGCCTGGCCCGCAGGGTGGCCCGCTGCAAGCCCGGGCGTCCGGGAATCCGCCAGAGGATCATGTTCCGGGTCATGCGCAGCCTGCACCGCCGTGGATTTACGCCGGCAGACGACAGTTACTGGAAGGAGCAGGGCTGGCTGGATGGGGGAAAACCCTGGAAATAA
- a CDS encoding TetR/AcrR family transcriptional regulator, translated as MDLRVIKTKELIRRVFVQLLREREFPQITVKELCSRARINRSTFYHHYEDIYALRDELIDSVIDEYTAHMETDFLDIHTFLSEDYPRLLTANLVYMYNHRELYELLWHQKLLGRNVFEEMLAAGASFLTDCILESDQVTPAKKKRAGWYANLLVNNLMTSTRWWLHQNPPIPAEQMAEMITSNMHSGTVTQLFI; from the coding sequence ATGGATCTGCGTGTCATAAAAACAAAAGAACTGATCCGCCGCGTCTTTGTCCAGCTTCTGCGGGAACGGGAATTCCCTCAGATCACCGTCAAGGAGCTCTGCAGCAGAGCCCGGATCAACCGTTCCACCTTTTACCATCACTATGAAGATATTTATGCCCTCAGAGACGAGCTGATTGACTCTGTCATTGACGAATATACCGCGCATATGGAGACGGACTTTCTCGATATCCATACGTTTCTGTCCGAGGACTATCCCCGTCTGCTGACCGCCAACCTGGTATACATGTACAACCACAGAGAACTGTATGAACTTCTGTGGCATCAGAAGCTTCTGGGACGCAATGTTTTCGAGGAAATGCTGGCTGCCGGCGCCTCCTTTCTGACAGACTGCATCTTAGAAAGCGACCAGGTCACTCCGGCAAAAAAGAAGCGCGCCGGATGGTATGCCAATCTGCTGGTCAATAACCTGATGACCAGTACTCGTTGGTGGCTCCATCAGAATCCGCCGATTCCCGCGGAACAGATGGCGGAGATGATCACTTCCAATATGCACAGCGGCACGGTAACCCAGTTATTTATCTGA
- a CDS encoding helix-turn-helix domain-containing protein codes for MELTLNLILYLLRSFQPAVIQRAPFTPCITGIKCLIPDDQNLSPRVLYLANLSDLYTPPQSADSPACSAPSAKALIILLVPPAAPASGFSDNLTDALDPSYRSCTLLTVRKPASAALLLNTLLESFHRITAWDKQMHVGALEGEPPQSLLNMSEDLLRCPVMLFDPGFRVLAYSRKYSTNNPGFQAAVKSGYTSPDTMALTRELHILSRLEKVEQGKSLIAPAVEDPNTNNIYHCLFDGSRLLCYICIFCGSQVPSSGYQDLLQIFFTNMTYCLQRNYSSERYGQMLYETILLRLMHPETVTGEWLTDRIASVPGLEENGNYVLEVLQFDDAANLSPDYLIRHIQITVPELKPFLYENHICLLLSFPKSTQITDEQMQKRCLHLQQILTRYHYRIGCSIPFQAIRDIRYAYRQAISVLSFTPSTDSRDPADAERICFFSGHIYDYLCAAAEQYAAAPFRIPVRLLQCSLYRSLKEQDAANHTHDLLTVMTYLYCDCNATSAARQLYVHRNTVRNIITRTEKRWQTDLSDPNIRQQLILSDQMEHYLLVQSAQADTEKQQ; via the coding sequence ATGGAACTCACATTGAATCTGATCCTTTATCTTCTGCGCAGCTTTCAGCCGGCTGTCATTCAGCGCGCGCCCTTCACTCCCTGTATTACCGGAATCAAATGTTTGATACCCGATGATCAGAATCTGTCTCCCCGCGTACTCTACCTTGCGAATCTGTCAGACCTGTATACGCCCCCGCAGTCTGCCGATTCACCGGCCTGCTCCGCGCCTTCCGCAAAAGCGCTGATTATTCTGTTGGTTCCGCCCGCAGCTCCCGCTTCCGGTTTCAGCGATAACCTGACAGACGCCCTGGATCCTTCCTATCGTTCCTGCACCCTTCTTACCGTCCGGAAACCAGCCTCTGCAGCGCTTCTGCTCAACACACTGCTGGAATCCTTTCACCGGATTACCGCCTGGGACAAACAAATGCATGTCGGCGCCTTGGAAGGAGAACCTCCACAGTCCCTGCTGAACATGAGTGAAGATCTCTTGCGCTGCCCCGTCATGTTATTTGATCCCGGGTTCCGTGTGCTGGCTTACAGCCGGAAATATTCCACCAACAATCCCGGCTTTCAGGCTGCGGTTAAGTCCGGATACACCTCCCCGGACACCATGGCCCTGACCAGAGAGCTCCATATCCTGTCACGCCTGGAAAAGGTGGAACAGGGAAAATCTCTGATTGCGCCGGCCGTAGAGGACCCGAACACCAATAATATCTATCACTGTCTCTTTGACGGCAGCCGGCTGCTGTGCTATATCTGCATTTTCTGCGGTTCTCAGGTTCCGTCTTCCGGCTACCAGGATCTTCTGCAGATTTTTTTCACCAACATGACCTACTGCCTGCAGCGAAATTACAGCAGCGAACGCTATGGCCAGATGCTGTACGAAACCATCCTGCTCCGCCTGATGCATCCGGAAACAGTCACCGGGGAATGGCTGACGGACCGCATCGCTTCCGTTCCCGGCCTGGAGGAAAACGGCAATTACGTTCTGGAAGTGCTGCAGTTTGACGATGCGGCTAATCTGTCACCGGACTATCTGATCCGCCACATTCAGATCACCGTTCCCGAACTGAAGCCGTTTCTCTATGAAAATCATATCTGTCTCCTGCTTTCTTTTCCGAAATCCACGCAGATCACAGATGAACAGATGCAGAAACGCTGTCTGCATCTTCAGCAGATTCTGACCCGTTATCACTATCGGATCGGCTGCAGCATTCCCTTCCAGGCAATCCGGGATATCCGATATGCCTACCGCCAGGCTATTTCCGTCCTTTCCTTCACACCCTCAACTGACAGCCGTGATCCTGCAGACGCCGAAAGGATATGTTTTTTCAGCGGCCACATCTACGACTACCTGTGCGCAGCCGCCGAACAATACGCAGCAGCGCCCTTTCGGATTCCGGTACGTCTTCTCCAGTGCAGCCTCTACCGGTCGCTGAAGGAACAGGATGCCGCCAATCACACCCATGACCTGCTGACTGTCATGACTTACCTGTACTGTGACTGCAACGCCACCAGCGCCGCCAGACAACTGTATGTACACCGCAATACCGTCCGCAATATCATCACCCGCACAGAGAAGCGCTGGCAGACAGATCTTTCTGATCCTAATATCCGGCAGCAGCTCATCTTGTCAGATCAGATGGAACACTATCTGCTTGTGCAGAGTGCACAAGCAGACACAGAAAAGCAGCAATAA
- a CDS encoding FAD-dependent oxidoreductase gives MSKTVDVDVAVMGSGVAGMGAAYKLSQAGGLKVAVFEKYPAQGGAVSNCPMCFCSTPDTPEAQKMAYEVWARFSNYTANLALISKVLKYSSEFPDLFLNKLGIKTSMIIRRKPEEYGTKRGYTMGHANGLDVGDYYFIQGRGKGHGMALALLRLRFLLEKEGVQFYFSTPIKKILREPNGGKVTGAVAYDKAGEEIRINCKALIVASGGITGNIPLMKELGVLPSDKYEEYYKDGYLVNITFPDSCQDGDGQKAVWAVGGKQTDIVISADPQVPNPGVRIGPNTPWLPANQTKIITEQPYLRVNELGRRFINEEMANNHTAMSSSMIQQNPNMASYMIFDEDTARHLSEAVEDDYVYFIFKGTRCENIRGQMDEAIARGNRHMCHFATIHEVCEYMGIDEDGLKATLKKYNHAAETGDDPDFHTNPKYIRPVQESSGQIYCYRILPGGYDTMGGLAIDENANVLDTSNLPIEGLYAGGDMVTGSVYGNPPSNAGGNVHGSMPTGMLAGDSAAAYVKGAMHA, from the coding sequence ATGAGCAAAACCGTAGATGTAGACGTGGCTGTCATGGGCAGCGGTGTGGCAGGCATGGGAGCCGCGTACAAACTCAGCCAGGCAGGCGGTCTGAAGGTGGCCGTCTTCGAAAAATACCCGGCCCAGGGTGGAGCAGTATCCAATTGTCCGATGTGTTTCTGTTCTACTCCGGACACGCCGGAAGCCCAGAAGATGGCGTATGAAGTATGGGCAAGATTTTCCAATTATACCGCCAATCTGGCTCTGATCAGCAAAGTGCTGAAATACTCTTCTGAATTTCCGGATCTGTTTCTGAACAAACTGGGCATTAAGACATCGATGATCATCCGCCGCAAGCCGGAAGAATACGGCACAAAACGTGGATATACCATGGGACATGCTAACGGACTGGATGTGGGAGACTATTATTTCATTCAGGGACGGGGCAAAGGACACGGTATGGCGCTGGCGCTGCTGCGCCTGCGTTTTCTCCTGGAAAAAGAAGGTGTTCAGTTCTACTTCTCCACCCCCATCAAAAAAATTCTCCGTGAGCCGAACGGAGGCAAAGTCACCGGGGCTGTCGCCTATGACAAAGCCGGCGAAGAAATCCGCATCAACTGCAAAGCCCTGATCGTGGCTTCCGGAGGGATCACCGGCAATATCCCTCTGATGAAAGAGTTGGGCGTACTGCCTTCGGATAAATACGAAGAATATTACAAAGACGGCTACCTGGTCAATATCACCTTCCCGGACAGCTGCCAGGACGGCGACGGGCAGAAGGCTGTGTGGGCCGTCGGCGGCAAACAGACGGACATTGTAATCAGCGCCGACCCGCAAGTGCCGAACCCGGGCGTCCGTATCGGTCCGAACACCCCATGGCTTCCGGCCAACCAGACAAAAATCATCACTGAACAGCCTTATCTGCGGGTCAATGAGCTGGGCCGCCGGTTTATCAATGAGGAAATGGCCAACAATCACACCGCCATGTCCTCATCTATGATCCAACAGAATCCCAACATGGCTTCCTATATGATTTTTGACGAGGATACTGCCAGACATCTGTCTGAAGCCGTAGAAGACGACTATGTATACTTTATTTTCAAGGGTACACGCTGCGAAAACATCCGTGGTCAGATGGACGAAGCGATTGCCAGAGGAAACCGGCATATGTGCCACTTTGCCACCATCCATGAAGTCTGTGAATACATGGGAATTGACGAAGATGGTCTGAAAGCCACCCTGAAAAAGTACAATCATGCCGCTGAAACCGGCGATGATCCGGATTTTCACACCAATCCGAAATACATCCGTCCAGTACAGGAATCTTCCGGACAGATTTACTGCTACCGTATTCTTCCGGGCGGCTATGACACCATGGGCGGTCTGGCCATTGACGAAAACGCCAATGTCCTGGACACTTCCAATCTGCCGATCGAGGGACTCTACGCCGGCGGTGACATGGTAACGGGAAGCGTCTACGGCAACCCGCCGTCCAACGCGGGAGGAAATGTACACGGTTCCATGCCTACCGGAATGCTGGCCGGTGATTCCGCCGCCGCTTATGTGAAAGGAGCAATGCACGCATGA